A single genomic interval of Bacteroidales bacterium harbors:
- the ubiE gene encoding bifunctional demethylmenaquinone methyltransferase/2-methoxy-6-polyprenyl-1,4-benzoquinol methylase UbiE: MMLDKSNEKIGAMFDNIAPTYDTLNHILSFNADKKWRKKAVDELLSNRPTTILDVATGTGDMIIEIANRGNFNIIGIDISTKMLAIAKEKHQFLQLKNIQYIESAAESIPISDAYFDAASVAFGVRNFENLPKGLAEIYRVLRVGGVLVVLEFIKPNNKLTRVFLRWYLKYILPFIAYLISKNRDAYKYLAQSIDEFYTKDNFQQICQHAGFKILKTKVLFMGLVAIFVLKK; this comes from the coding sequence ATGATGCTCGATAAATCGAACGAAAAAATTGGAGCTATGTTTGATAATATAGCCCCAACTTACGATACGCTGAATCATATCTTATCATTTAATGCAGATAAAAAATGGCGAAAAAAAGCAGTAGATGAGCTATTGTCTAATAGACCTACTACAATATTAGATGTAGCAACTGGTACAGGCGATATGATTATAGAAATAGCTAACAGAGGCAATTTTAACATAATAGGAATTGATATATCTACGAAGATGCTAGCCATAGCAAAAGAAAAACATCAATTTTTACAATTAAAGAATATACAATATATAGAATCGGCTGCTGAATCAATTCCTATTAGCGATGCTTATTTTGATGCAGCAAGTGTCGCTTTTGGCGTTCGAAATTTTGAAAATTTACCCAAAGGATTAGCCGAAATTTATCGAGTGTTGCGTGTTGGTGGAGTATTGGTTGTATTGGAGTTTATTAAGCCCAATAACAAATTAACACGTGTCTTTTTGAGGTGGTATTTAAAATATATATTGCCTTTTATAGCTTATCTTATTTCAAAAAATCGCGATGCTTATAAATATTTAGCACAGAGTATCGATGAGTTTTATACTAAAGACAATTTTCAGCAAATATGCCAACATGCTGGTTTTAAAATTTTAAAAACAAAAGTATTGTTTATGGGTTTAGTTGCTATTTTTGTATTAAAAAAATAA
- the purL gene encoding phosphoribosylformylglycinamidine synthase subunit PurL, with amino-acid sequence MNQQVNIETAKELGILPEEFEMIKKVLGRVPNFTELSIYSVMWSEHASYKNSIKWLKTLPRKGEYLLAEAGSENAGLVNLGNGLACAFKIESHNHPSAVEPYQGAATGVGGINRDIFTMGARPIAQLNSLRFGNLKLDRTKWLLKGVVKGIGDYGNSFGVPVVGGEVYFDECYNYNPLVNAMSVGIVETNKIISATAKGVGNPVYIVGSSTGKDGIHGATFASADLHEKSADDIPSVQVGDPFMEKLLLEATLELNENGLIVGMQDMGAAGIICSTSEMSARGKCGMKIDLSKVPLRQQNMEPWEILLSESQERMLVVVEKGNEAKVEQILQKWDLHYAIIGEVIDEDKLYFYFNNQLVAEVPAESLVLGGGAPVYDRAYKEPDYLKQLSSFNIDDIDIPENLVEVAKQITQIPTIASKRWIYEQYDTMVRTVNMTTNLPADAGIVNIKGTNIALTLTVDCNSRYVYANPQEGTAMAVAEAARNIVCAGGKPIAITNCLNFGNPYNPEVYWQFVEAIKGMSKACKKFETPVTGGNVSFYNQTAIDGKIEPIFPTPVIGMLGVMDKKNQMSLAFERKGDMIYLIGPSKNDIASSQYLIHYHGVEKSPAPYFDIEEEYKLQQIIMELIEHRMICSAHDVSEGGLFITLLESSIPNQLGFDITTDSEIREDAFLFGESQSRVVVSVCPSREDAFIDFMVKQNFPFITLGHVTKGELRIDDVSYGFIKDYTQLYNNAIEKIMNA; translated from the coding sequence ATGAATCAACAAGTAAATATAGAAACTGCAAAAGAATTAGGTATTTTACCCGAAGAGTTTGAAATGATAAAAAAAGTTTTAGGTAGAGTTCCAAACTTTACTGAATTAAGTATATATTCTGTAATGTGGTCAGAACATGCATCCTATAAGAACTCTATAAAATGGTTAAAAACATTACCTCGTAAGGGCGAGTATTTATTAGCTGAAGCAGGAAGCGAAAATGCAGGCTTGGTAAATTTAGGTAATGGCTTGGCTTGTGCTTTTAAAATAGAATCACATAATCATCCATCGGCTGTTGAACCCTATCAGGGAGCAGCAACTGGAGTAGGTGGCATCAATCGTGATATTTTTACAATGGGAGCTCGACCCATTGCTCAATTAAACTCTTTGCGTTTTGGAAACTTAAAACTTGATCGAACCAAATGGTTGTTAAAAGGAGTAGTAAAAGGAATTGGCGATTATGGAAATTCTTTTGGCGTGCCCGTAGTTGGAGGCGAAGTATATTTTGATGAATGCTACAATTACAATCCATTAGTAAATGCCATGTCGGTTGGTATTGTTGAAACTAATAAAATTATATCGGCAACAGCCAAAGGCGTAGGAAACCCTGTATACATTGTTGGCTCTTCTACAGGTAAAGATGGGATACACGGTGCTACTTTTGCAAGTGCTGATTTGCATGAGAAATCTGCTGACGATATTCCAAGTGTACAAGTTGGCGACCCCTTTATGGAAAAACTTTTATTAGAAGCCACACTCGAACTTAATGAAAATGGTTTAATTGTTGGTATGCAAGACATGGGCGCTGCTGGTATTATTTGCTCCACATCGGAAATGTCGGCTCGTGGTAAGTGTGGTATGAAAATAGATCTATCTAAAGTGCCACTTCGTCAACAAAATATGGAACCATGGGAAATACTTCTTTCAGAATCGCAAGAACGAATGTTAGTTGTTGTTGAAAAGGGCAACGAAGCTAAAGTAGAGCAAATACTTCAAAAATGGGATTTACATTATGCTATTATTGGTGAGGTAATTGATGAAGATAAATTGTATTTTTATTTCAATAACCAACTAGTGGCAGAAGTACCAGCAGAATCGCTTGTTCTAGGAGGTGGCGCCCCGGTATATGATAGAGCGTACAAAGAACCAGATTACTTAAAACAATTAAGTAGTTTTAATATTGATGATATTGATATACCAGAAAATTTAGTTGAAGTGGCTAAACAAATAACTCAAATTCCTACTATAGCTTCAAAACGCTGGATATACGAACAATACGATACCATGGTTAGGACCGTAAATATGACGACTAACTTACCTGCTGATGCTGGAATCGTTAATATTAAAGGTACCAATATCGCATTGACATTGACGGTTGATTGTAACTCTCGATATGTATATGCTAATCCGCAAGAGGGAACGGCTATGGCAGTGGCCGAAGCTGCCCGAAATATTGTATGCGCTGGTGGAAAACCTATCGCTATTACAAATTGTTTAAACTTTGGTAATCCTTATAATCCCGAAGTATATTGGCAATTTGTCGAAGCTATCAAAGGAATGTCTAAAGCTTGTAAAAAGTTTGAAACTCCCGTTACAGGTGGAAATGTTAGTTTCTATAATCAAACTGCTATCGACGGTAAAATAGAACCCATATTCCCAACTCCGGTTATTGGTATGCTGGGAGTTATGGATAAGAAAAACCAGATGTCGTTAGCATTTGAGCGTAAAGGCGATATGATATACCTAATAGGCCCTTCGAAAAACGATATTGCATCGTCGCAATATTTAATTCATTATCATGGAGTAGAAAAATCGCCTGCACCTTATTTTGACATTGAAGAAGAATATAAGTTGCAACAAATTATAATGGAATTAATTGAACATAGAATGATATGTTCGGCTCACGATGTTTCAGAAGGAGGATTATTTATTACATTACTTGAATCGTCTATTCCCAATCAATTAGGTTTTGATATAACTACAGATAGCGAAATTCGCGAAGATGCCTTTTTATTTGGTGAAAGTCAAAGCAGGGTAGTCGTATCGGTTTGTCCATCGCGTGAAGATGCTTTTATCGATTTTATGGTAAAACAAAATTTCCCCTTTATCACTCTTGGGCATGTTACAAAAGGTGAATTGCGTATTGACGATGTATCGTACGGATTTATCAAAGATTATACACAATTATATAATAATGCAATTGAGAAAATCATGAACGCATAG